The sequence below is a genomic window from Desulfovibrio sp. JC022.
CTGGGCTTTCTGTCGTCTTTCATGGCCTGCCGCCATGGATATTGACACTAATCTTGCCCATTTCATGATCAACGCGCCTCTGGACCAGCTCAAGTACTTCGGTCTTGATACTCTTGAGCAGTTCAACTACACCGACCTGTTTCTCGGCAAGCAGCTTGGCGGACTGGGCGCATCCCAGATCATTGCCGTACTGGCCGGGGGAATTTTCCTCATCGCCACAGGCTGGGTGCGTTTCTTCATTCCCGCAGCGTTCCTCGTGGGCGTGACTGTTACCGCTTCCATTTTTTGGATGATCGATCCTGAGATGTACGCCAACCCGCTTTTCCATCTGCTGACCGGATCAGTAATGTTCGGAGCCTTTTTTCTTGCTCCCGATGTTGCTTCCAGCCCGGTGGGTGTGATTCCGCAGGTCCTTTTCGGACTTATTGCCGGAACTATGGTTATCATCATCCGGGTTTACGGTATCTACCCCGACGGCGTTCCTTTTGCCATCATGGTGGCAAACCTGCTTACCCCCTTGTTGGACCGCGTGCGTCCCAAACCTTTCGGAGGCAAGTAAGTCATGCGCGAAATACTTCATATGCTCGTGGTCCTCTCCATAATCTGCGCCACATCCGGTGCGGTGTTGGTTAACCTGAAGCAGGCCACCAAATCCCAAATTGAACAGCAGGTCCTGACTTATGTGCAGGGTCCCGCATTGCTCTCAGTCCTTGAA
It includes:
- a CDS encoding RnfABCDGE type electron transport complex subunit D → MTPPVIKAMSDIAVRLTVSPAPHWRSKRTVEKMMQYHLLALVPALLMAFNMFGLPALATVGIAGTAAVLAEVICLRMQERDVNVDNYTALYEGILFAFLLPAGAPWWLVACGAILTIVMGRTVFGGFGSNPICAPLVAWAFCRLSWPAAMDIDTNLAHFMINAPLDQLKYFGLDTLEQFNYTDLFLGKQLGGLGASQIIAVLAGGIFLIATGWVRFFIPAAFLVGVTVTASIFWMIDPEMYANPLFHLLTGSVMFGAFFLAPDVASSPVGVIPQVLFGLIAGTMVIIIRVYGIYPDGVPFAIMVANLLTPLLDRVRPKPFGGK